Proteins found in one Takifugu rubripes chromosome 17, fTakRub1.2, whole genome shotgun sequence genomic segment:
- the wiza gene encoding protein Wiz isoform X1 codes for MVICLRTPLSSITNRPLADRRRGYNAALRQLCILLHKSTELSAAMDSPSAAAAAQPVKCEVCGTYFESRRGLSSHARLHLRQLGVALSESSGAPISLLYQLVRERDGCLPELKADSSADGMALLRNTSQLESRNLSEPEDPSQLNPQSFAESPTRPKESMHSLLPSSPSCSTLFESRASEGSSAPCAENQTRTKPLWAPLETDAPIRLDATEKVHVCQLCGCWYETRKGLSSHARAHLRQIGIPEREIQGSPIDLLYRIMEEDDLKPISSDQAKVAALSSPSGSSSKRPSAASSVSKRPKTSADCTCILCGEEFESRKGLASHSRSHLNQLGVVDLLGKSSPILTIQELVNSGMLGGIHPPKLNSAADSSATSPASGTFSPAPGSSQTSFSPTTLSTSPGKSSPQSSINRAPKAKKGFRLAVDPLHKHKRPKLEPVEIDVSGQPSGSKTDSSSCLQKSPVASAGSKPLSADVQSPPTVLCDYCGQLFDTRKALSCHARAHLRHLGLAWSIRTSPIDLLKEVMIHGVESVKESAASGSSAKAALSPQASRKSLDSLHSGEPDTKSCTSPLNYSLKEKSPSVKSAAPHPDASCELCGFDFENRKALASHARAHLRQLGIIEWKADGATSPIELLSELIRKDPVKVEAITRRYRMGDLYIKKSHRSAASPSVTRDPDFESSSKPPVQHREDPGVTASSSRQLQGNARSSAAHSDPGVRSPRGIYPPKHVTPARERSQDTSRQAPRSGSIPALLPKPPLTPLVKLVGKVYSLKCRFCDEVFQGPLSVQAQWISHLQKHILSLGYKGKKSPPAAAVAAPALVPPVAV; via the exons ATggtgatctgcctcaggacGCCCTTGTCGTCGATCACAAACAGACCTCTGGCAGACAGACGCCGAGGTTACAACGCCGCCTTGCGCCAG CTGTGCATTTTATTACATAAATCAACAGAACTATCAGCAGCCATGGATTCCCCAT cagcagctgcagctgcacagccaGTCAAGTGTGAGGTTTGTGGAACATACTTCGAGTCACGCCGAGGTCTCTCCAGCCACGCCCGCCTCCACTTGCGGCAGCTTGGTGTGGCACTGTCAGAAAGCAGTGGGGCCCCCATTAGTCTCCTCTACCAGCTCGTCAGGGAGAGAGATGGCTGTCTCCCAGAATTAAAAGCGGATTCTTCAGCGGATGGGATGGCACTGCTTAGAAACACGTCCCAGCTGGAGTCCAGGAATCTCTCAGAACCTGAGGATCCAAGTCAGCTCAATCCACAGAGTTTTGCCGAATCTCCAACGAGACCAAAAGAATCGATGcactccctccttccctcgtCCCCTTCCTGTTCTACATTGTTTGAGTCTAGAGCAAGCGAAGGCAGCAGCGCACCTTGTGCAGAGAACCAAACTAGAACCAAACCACTGTGGGCACCGCTTGAAACTGACGCCCCCATCAGATTAG ACGCCACTGAGAAAGTCCACGTGTGCCAGCTGTGCGGCTGCTGGTATGAGACACGTAAAGGACTGTCGAGTCATGCTCGCGCCCACCTGCGTCAAATTGGAATCCCAGAGAGGGAGATTCAGGGCAGCCCCATCGACCTTCTATACAGGATCATGGAGGAAGATGACCTCAAGCCCATCAGCAGCGATCAGGCAAAGGTTGCCGCTCTAAGTAGTCCCTCTGGGTCGTCTTCTAAACGCCCCTCAGCTGCATCTTCAGTCAGTAAGAGGCCAAAAACCTCAGCAGACTGCACCTgtattctgtgtggagaggagTTTGAGAGCCGTAAAGGGCTGGCCAGCCACTCACGGTCTCACTTAAATCAGCTGGGAGTGGTTGACCTGCTGGGGAAATCCTCTCCGATTCTAACCATTCAGGAACTGGTCAACAGTGGCATGCTGGGAGGCATACACCCACCCAAACTGAACAGTGCCGCGGACTCATCCGCAACATCTCCGGCATCCGGGAcattttctccagctccaggctcATCGCAGACATCCTTTTCCCCAACAACCCTGTCCACAAGCCCTGGGAAAAGCTCTCCTCAGTCTTCCATCAACAGGGCCCCAAAGGCTAAGAAAGGTTTTCGTCTAGCGGTGGACCCACTTCATAAGCATAAGAGGCCGAAATTGGAGCCCGTCGAGATCGATGTGTCTGGTCAACCAAGTGGGTCCAAAactgacagcagctcctgcttACAGAAGTCGCCGGTGGCTTCAGCTGGCTCCAAACCACTCAGTGCTG ATGTGCAGTCTCCCCCAACAGTCCTCTGTGACTACTGCGGCCAGCTGTTTGACACACGCAAAGCCCTGTCCTGCCACGCCCGCGCCCATCTGCGTCACCTCGGCCTCGCGTGGTCCATCAGAACCTCACCCATCGATCTCCTCAAAGAGGTCATGATCCACGGCGTGGAGAGCGTCAAGGAGTCTGCTGCCAGCGGCTCGTCGGCCAAAGCTGCGCTAAGCCCTCAAGCCTCCAGAAAATCCCTGGACAGCCTGCATTCAGGGGAACCGGACACCAAATCCTGCACCTCACCCCTCAACTATTCCTTAAAAGAGAAATCCCCATCTGTCAAGAGTGCAGCACCACACCCTG ATGCATCCTGTGAGCTTTGCGGGTTTGATTTTGAAAACCGTAAGGCCCTGGCCAGTCACGCTCGAGCGCACCTCCGGCAGCTGGGAATCATCGAGTGGAAGGCCGACGGAGCCACTTCGCCGATCGAGCTCCTCAGTGAGCTGATCAGAAAGGACCCGGTCAAAGTGGAAGCAATAACTCGCCGCTATCGCATGGGTGACCTTTACATCAAGAAG TCCCACAGATCTGCTGCCTCGCCCTCTGTGACCAGGGACCCTGATTTTGAAAGTAGCTCGAAGCCTCCTGTGCAGCACAGAGAGGACCCGGGTGTGACTGCCAGCTCATCCAGGCAGTTACAGGGCAACGCGCGGTCTTCGGCAGCCCACAGTGACCCCGGGGTGCGCTCCCCACGAG GGATCTACCCTCCAAAACACGTAACTCCTGCCCGAGaaaggagtcaggacaccagccGGCAGGCGCCTCGGTCAGGCAGCATCCCGGCTCTGCTGCCCAAGCCTCCTCTCACACCCCTGGTCAAACTGGTCGGCAAAGTCTACTCCCTCAAGTGCAG gttctgTGACGAGGTCTTCCAGGGTCCTCTGTCTGTCCAAGCCCAGTGGATCTCACACCTGCAGAAGCACATCCTGTCGCTGGGGTACAAGGGCAAAAAGTCCCCCCCCGCTGCCGCAGTGGCAGCCCCGGCACTCGTCCCACCAGTAGCCGTCTAA
- the wiza gene encoding protein Wiz isoform X3: MDSPSAAAAAQPVKCEVCGTYFESRRGLSSHARLHLRQLGVALSESSGAPISLLYQLVRERDGCLPELKADSSADGMALLRNTSQLESRNLSEPEDPSQLNPQSFAESPTRPKESMHSLLPSSPSCSTLFESRASEGSSAPCAENQTRTKPLWAPLETDAPIRLDATEKVHVCQLCGCWYETRKGLSSHARAHLRQIGIPEREIQGSPIDLLYRIMEEDDLKPISSDQAKVAALSSPSGSSSKRPSAASSVSKRPKTSADCTCILCGEEFESRKGLASHSRSHLNQLGVVDLLGKSSPILTIQELVNSGMLGGIHPPKLNSAADSSATSPASGTFSPAPGSSQTSFSPTTLSTSPGKSSPQSSINRAPKAKKGFRLAVDPLHKHKRPKLEPVEIDVSGQPSGSKTDSSSCLQKSPVASAGSKPLSADVQSPPTVLCDYCGQLFDTRKALSCHARAHLRHLGLAWSIRTSPIDLLKEVMIHGVESVKESAASGSSAKAALSPQASRKSLDSLHSGEPDTKSCTSPLNYSLKEKSPSVKSAAPHPDASCELCGFDFENRKALASHARAHLRQLGIIEWKADGATSPIELLSELIRKDPVKVEAITRRYRMGDLYIKKSHRSAASPSVTRDPDFESSSKPPVQHREDPGVTASSSRQLQGNARSSAAHSDPGVRSPRGIYPPKHVTPARERSQDTSRQAPRSGSIPALLPKPPLTPLVKLVGKVYSLKCRFCDEVFQGPLSVQAQWISHLQKHILSLGYKGKKSPPAAAVAAPALVPPVAV, encoded by the exons ATGGATTCCCCAT cagcagctgcagctgcacagccaGTCAAGTGTGAGGTTTGTGGAACATACTTCGAGTCACGCCGAGGTCTCTCCAGCCACGCCCGCCTCCACTTGCGGCAGCTTGGTGTGGCACTGTCAGAAAGCAGTGGGGCCCCCATTAGTCTCCTCTACCAGCTCGTCAGGGAGAGAGATGGCTGTCTCCCAGAATTAAAAGCGGATTCTTCAGCGGATGGGATGGCACTGCTTAGAAACACGTCCCAGCTGGAGTCCAGGAATCTCTCAGAACCTGAGGATCCAAGTCAGCTCAATCCACAGAGTTTTGCCGAATCTCCAACGAGACCAAAAGAATCGATGcactccctccttccctcgtCCCCTTCCTGTTCTACATTGTTTGAGTCTAGAGCAAGCGAAGGCAGCAGCGCACCTTGTGCAGAGAACCAAACTAGAACCAAACCACTGTGGGCACCGCTTGAAACTGACGCCCCCATCAGATTAG ACGCCACTGAGAAAGTCCACGTGTGCCAGCTGTGCGGCTGCTGGTATGAGACACGTAAAGGACTGTCGAGTCATGCTCGCGCCCACCTGCGTCAAATTGGAATCCCAGAGAGGGAGATTCAGGGCAGCCCCATCGACCTTCTATACAGGATCATGGAGGAAGATGACCTCAAGCCCATCAGCAGCGATCAGGCAAAGGTTGCCGCTCTAAGTAGTCCCTCTGGGTCGTCTTCTAAACGCCCCTCAGCTGCATCTTCAGTCAGTAAGAGGCCAAAAACCTCAGCAGACTGCACCTgtattctgtgtggagaggagTTTGAGAGCCGTAAAGGGCTGGCCAGCCACTCACGGTCTCACTTAAATCAGCTGGGAGTGGTTGACCTGCTGGGGAAATCCTCTCCGATTCTAACCATTCAGGAACTGGTCAACAGTGGCATGCTGGGAGGCATACACCCACCCAAACTGAACAGTGCCGCGGACTCATCCGCAACATCTCCGGCATCCGGGAcattttctccagctccaggctcATCGCAGACATCCTTTTCCCCAACAACCCTGTCCACAAGCCCTGGGAAAAGCTCTCCTCAGTCTTCCATCAACAGGGCCCCAAAGGCTAAGAAAGGTTTTCGTCTAGCGGTGGACCCACTTCATAAGCATAAGAGGCCGAAATTGGAGCCCGTCGAGATCGATGTGTCTGGTCAACCAAGTGGGTCCAAAactgacagcagctcctgcttACAGAAGTCGCCGGTGGCTTCAGCTGGCTCCAAACCACTCAGTGCTG ATGTGCAGTCTCCCCCAACAGTCCTCTGTGACTACTGCGGCCAGCTGTTTGACACACGCAAAGCCCTGTCCTGCCACGCCCGCGCCCATCTGCGTCACCTCGGCCTCGCGTGGTCCATCAGAACCTCACCCATCGATCTCCTCAAAGAGGTCATGATCCACGGCGTGGAGAGCGTCAAGGAGTCTGCTGCCAGCGGCTCGTCGGCCAAAGCTGCGCTAAGCCCTCAAGCCTCCAGAAAATCCCTGGACAGCCTGCATTCAGGGGAACCGGACACCAAATCCTGCACCTCACCCCTCAACTATTCCTTAAAAGAGAAATCCCCATCTGTCAAGAGTGCAGCACCACACCCTG ATGCATCCTGTGAGCTTTGCGGGTTTGATTTTGAAAACCGTAAGGCCCTGGCCAGTCACGCTCGAGCGCACCTCCGGCAGCTGGGAATCATCGAGTGGAAGGCCGACGGAGCCACTTCGCCGATCGAGCTCCTCAGTGAGCTGATCAGAAAGGACCCGGTCAAAGTGGAAGCAATAACTCGCCGCTATCGCATGGGTGACCTTTACATCAAGAAG TCCCACAGATCTGCTGCCTCGCCCTCTGTGACCAGGGACCCTGATTTTGAAAGTAGCTCGAAGCCTCCTGTGCAGCACAGAGAGGACCCGGGTGTGACTGCCAGCTCATCCAGGCAGTTACAGGGCAACGCGCGGTCTTCGGCAGCCCACAGTGACCCCGGGGTGCGCTCCCCACGAG GGATCTACCCTCCAAAACACGTAACTCCTGCCCGAGaaaggagtcaggacaccagccGGCAGGCGCCTCGGTCAGGCAGCATCCCGGCTCTGCTGCCCAAGCCTCCTCTCACACCCCTGGTCAAACTGGTCGGCAAAGTCTACTCCCTCAAGTGCAG gttctgTGACGAGGTCTTCCAGGGTCCTCTGTCTGTCCAAGCCCAGTGGATCTCACACCTGCAGAAGCACATCCTGTCGCTGGGGTACAAGGGCAAAAAGTCCCCCCCCGCTGCCGCAGTGGCAGCCCCGGCACTCGTCCCACCAGTAGCCGTCTAA
- the wiza gene encoding protein Wiz isoform X4, which yields MDSPSAAAAQPVKCEVCGTYFESRRGLSSHARLHLRQLGVALSESSGAPISLLYQLVRERDGCLPELKADSSADGMALLRNTSQLESRNLSEPEDPSQLNPQSFAESPTRPKESMHSLLPSSPSCSTLFESRASEGSSAPCAENQTRTKPLWAPLETDAPIRLDATEKVHVCQLCGCWYETRKGLSSHARAHLRQIGIPEREIQGSPIDLLYRIMEEDDLKPISSDQAKVAALSSPSGSSSKRPSAASSVSKRPKTSADCTCILCGEEFESRKGLASHSRSHLNQLGVVDLLGKSSPILTIQELVNSGMLGGIHPPKLNSAADSSATSPASGTFSPAPGSSQTSFSPTTLSTSPGKSSPQSSINRAPKAKKGFRLAVDPLHKHKRPKLEPVEIDVSGQPSGSKTDSSSCLQKSPVASAGSKPLSADVQSPPTVLCDYCGQLFDTRKALSCHARAHLRHLGLAWSIRTSPIDLLKEVMIHGVESVKESAASGSSAKAALSPQASRKSLDSLHSGEPDTKSCTSPLNYSLKEKSPSVKSAAPHPDASCELCGFDFENRKALASHARAHLRQLGIIEWKADGATSPIELLSELIRKDPVKVEAITRRYRMGDLYIKKSHRSAASPSVTRDPDFESSSKPPVQHREDPGVTASSSRQLQGNARSSAAHSDPGVRSPRGIYPPKHVTPARERSQDTSRQAPRSGSIPALLPKPPLTPLVKLVGKVYSLKCRFCDEVFQGPLSVQAQWISHLQKHILSLGYKGKKSPPAAAVAAPALVPPVAV from the exons ATGGATTCCCCAT cagctgcagctgcacagccaGTCAAGTGTGAGGTTTGTGGAACATACTTCGAGTCACGCCGAGGTCTCTCCAGCCACGCCCGCCTCCACTTGCGGCAGCTTGGTGTGGCACTGTCAGAAAGCAGTGGGGCCCCCATTAGTCTCCTCTACCAGCTCGTCAGGGAGAGAGATGGCTGTCTCCCAGAATTAAAAGCGGATTCTTCAGCGGATGGGATGGCACTGCTTAGAAACACGTCCCAGCTGGAGTCCAGGAATCTCTCAGAACCTGAGGATCCAAGTCAGCTCAATCCACAGAGTTTTGCCGAATCTCCAACGAGACCAAAAGAATCGATGcactccctccttccctcgtCCCCTTCCTGTTCTACATTGTTTGAGTCTAGAGCAAGCGAAGGCAGCAGCGCACCTTGTGCAGAGAACCAAACTAGAACCAAACCACTGTGGGCACCGCTTGAAACTGACGCCCCCATCAGATTAG ACGCCACTGAGAAAGTCCACGTGTGCCAGCTGTGCGGCTGCTGGTATGAGACACGTAAAGGACTGTCGAGTCATGCTCGCGCCCACCTGCGTCAAATTGGAATCCCAGAGAGGGAGATTCAGGGCAGCCCCATCGACCTTCTATACAGGATCATGGAGGAAGATGACCTCAAGCCCATCAGCAGCGATCAGGCAAAGGTTGCCGCTCTAAGTAGTCCCTCTGGGTCGTCTTCTAAACGCCCCTCAGCTGCATCTTCAGTCAGTAAGAGGCCAAAAACCTCAGCAGACTGCACCTgtattctgtgtggagaggagTTTGAGAGCCGTAAAGGGCTGGCCAGCCACTCACGGTCTCACTTAAATCAGCTGGGAGTGGTTGACCTGCTGGGGAAATCCTCTCCGATTCTAACCATTCAGGAACTGGTCAACAGTGGCATGCTGGGAGGCATACACCCACCCAAACTGAACAGTGCCGCGGACTCATCCGCAACATCTCCGGCATCCGGGAcattttctccagctccaggctcATCGCAGACATCCTTTTCCCCAACAACCCTGTCCACAAGCCCTGGGAAAAGCTCTCCTCAGTCTTCCATCAACAGGGCCCCAAAGGCTAAGAAAGGTTTTCGTCTAGCGGTGGACCCACTTCATAAGCATAAGAGGCCGAAATTGGAGCCCGTCGAGATCGATGTGTCTGGTCAACCAAGTGGGTCCAAAactgacagcagctcctgcttACAGAAGTCGCCGGTGGCTTCAGCTGGCTCCAAACCACTCAGTGCTG ATGTGCAGTCTCCCCCAACAGTCCTCTGTGACTACTGCGGCCAGCTGTTTGACACACGCAAAGCCCTGTCCTGCCACGCCCGCGCCCATCTGCGTCACCTCGGCCTCGCGTGGTCCATCAGAACCTCACCCATCGATCTCCTCAAAGAGGTCATGATCCACGGCGTGGAGAGCGTCAAGGAGTCTGCTGCCAGCGGCTCGTCGGCCAAAGCTGCGCTAAGCCCTCAAGCCTCCAGAAAATCCCTGGACAGCCTGCATTCAGGGGAACCGGACACCAAATCCTGCACCTCACCCCTCAACTATTCCTTAAAAGAGAAATCCCCATCTGTCAAGAGTGCAGCACCACACCCTG ATGCATCCTGTGAGCTTTGCGGGTTTGATTTTGAAAACCGTAAGGCCCTGGCCAGTCACGCTCGAGCGCACCTCCGGCAGCTGGGAATCATCGAGTGGAAGGCCGACGGAGCCACTTCGCCGATCGAGCTCCTCAGTGAGCTGATCAGAAAGGACCCGGTCAAAGTGGAAGCAATAACTCGCCGCTATCGCATGGGTGACCTTTACATCAAGAAG TCCCACAGATCTGCTGCCTCGCCCTCTGTGACCAGGGACCCTGATTTTGAAAGTAGCTCGAAGCCTCCTGTGCAGCACAGAGAGGACCCGGGTGTGACTGCCAGCTCATCCAGGCAGTTACAGGGCAACGCGCGGTCTTCGGCAGCCCACAGTGACCCCGGGGTGCGCTCCCCACGAG GGATCTACCCTCCAAAACACGTAACTCCTGCCCGAGaaaggagtcaggacaccagccGGCAGGCGCCTCGGTCAGGCAGCATCCCGGCTCTGCTGCCCAAGCCTCCTCTCACACCCCTGGTCAAACTGGTCGGCAAAGTCTACTCCCTCAAGTGCAG gttctgTGACGAGGTCTTCCAGGGTCCTCTGTCTGTCCAAGCCCAGTGGATCTCACACCTGCAGAAGCACATCCTGTCGCTGGGGTACAAGGGCAAAAAGTCCCCCCCCGCTGCCGCAGTGGCAGCCCCGGCACTCGTCCCACCAGTAGCCGTCTAA
- the prdx2 gene encoding peroxiredoxin-2 encodes MSSGNAKIGQPAPDFSATAVVDGQFKDLKLSDYRGKYVVFFFYPLDFTFVCPTEIVAFSNRVEDFRNINCEVIGCSIDSHFTHLAWINTPRKEGGLGEMKIPLVADLTKEISKDYGVLKEDDGIAYRGLFVIDDKGVLRQITINDLPVGRSVDETLRLVQAFQFTDKNGEVCPAGWKPGSDTIIPDVEKSKTFFSKQN; translated from the exons ATGTCTTCTGGAAATGCCAAGATTGGCCAGCCTGCCCCGGACTTCAGTGCCACGGCTGTAGTGGACGGGCAGTTCAAGGACCTCAAACTATCAGACTATAGAG GAAAGTATgttgtcttcttcttctaccCACTGGACTTCACATTTGTGTGTCCCACCGAGATCGTGGCCTTCAGCAACAGGGTCGAGGACTTCCGTAACATCAACTGCGAGGTCATTGGCTGCTCCATTGACTCCCACTTCACCCATTTGGCCTG GATTAATACGCCACGAAAAGAGGGCGGTCTGGGTGAAATGAAGATCCCCCTCGTGGCCGATCTCACCAAGGAGATCTCCAAAGACTACGGCGTCCTGAAGGAAGATGACGGAATCGCGTACAG AGGTCTGTTTGTGATCGACGACAAGGGCgtcctgaggcagatcaccATCAATGACCTGCCCGTGGGCCGCTCGGTGGACGAGACGCTGCGCCTGGTCCAGGCCTTCCAGTTCACTGACAAAAACGGAGAAG TGTGCCCCGCTGGCTGGAAGCCTGGGAGCGACACCATCATCCCCGATGTGGAGAAGAGCAAAACTTTCTTCTCCAAGCAAaactga
- the wiza gene encoding protein Wiz isoform X2 yields the protein MVICLRTPLSSITNRPLADRRRGYNAALRQLCILLHKSTELSAAMDSPSAAAAQPVKCEVCGTYFESRRGLSSHARLHLRQLGVALSESSGAPISLLYQLVRERDGCLPELKADSSADGMALLRNTSQLESRNLSEPEDPSQLNPQSFAESPTRPKESMHSLLPSSPSCSTLFESRASEGSSAPCAENQTRTKPLWAPLETDAPIRLDATEKVHVCQLCGCWYETRKGLSSHARAHLRQIGIPEREIQGSPIDLLYRIMEEDDLKPISSDQAKVAALSSPSGSSSKRPSAASSVSKRPKTSADCTCILCGEEFESRKGLASHSRSHLNQLGVVDLLGKSSPILTIQELVNSGMLGGIHPPKLNSAADSSATSPASGTFSPAPGSSQTSFSPTTLSTSPGKSSPQSSINRAPKAKKGFRLAVDPLHKHKRPKLEPVEIDVSGQPSGSKTDSSSCLQKSPVASAGSKPLSADVQSPPTVLCDYCGQLFDTRKALSCHARAHLRHLGLAWSIRTSPIDLLKEVMIHGVESVKESAASGSSAKAALSPQASRKSLDSLHSGEPDTKSCTSPLNYSLKEKSPSVKSAAPHPDASCELCGFDFENRKALASHARAHLRQLGIIEWKADGATSPIELLSELIRKDPVKVEAITRRYRMGDLYIKKSHRSAASPSVTRDPDFESSSKPPVQHREDPGVTASSSRQLQGNARSSAAHSDPGVRSPRGIYPPKHVTPARERSQDTSRQAPRSGSIPALLPKPPLTPLVKLVGKVYSLKCRFCDEVFQGPLSVQAQWISHLQKHILSLGYKGKKSPPAAAVAAPALVPPVAV from the exons ATggtgatctgcctcaggacGCCCTTGTCGTCGATCACAAACAGACCTCTGGCAGACAGACGCCGAGGTTACAACGCCGCCTTGCGCCAG CTGTGCATTTTATTACATAAATCAACAGAACTATCAGCAGCCATGGATTCCCCAT cagctgcagctgcacagccaGTCAAGTGTGAGGTTTGTGGAACATACTTCGAGTCACGCCGAGGTCTCTCCAGCCACGCCCGCCTCCACTTGCGGCAGCTTGGTGTGGCACTGTCAGAAAGCAGTGGGGCCCCCATTAGTCTCCTCTACCAGCTCGTCAGGGAGAGAGATGGCTGTCTCCCAGAATTAAAAGCGGATTCTTCAGCGGATGGGATGGCACTGCTTAGAAACACGTCCCAGCTGGAGTCCAGGAATCTCTCAGAACCTGAGGATCCAAGTCAGCTCAATCCACAGAGTTTTGCCGAATCTCCAACGAGACCAAAAGAATCGATGcactccctccttccctcgtCCCCTTCCTGTTCTACATTGTTTGAGTCTAGAGCAAGCGAAGGCAGCAGCGCACCTTGTGCAGAGAACCAAACTAGAACCAAACCACTGTGGGCACCGCTTGAAACTGACGCCCCCATCAGATTAG ACGCCACTGAGAAAGTCCACGTGTGCCAGCTGTGCGGCTGCTGGTATGAGACACGTAAAGGACTGTCGAGTCATGCTCGCGCCCACCTGCGTCAAATTGGAATCCCAGAGAGGGAGATTCAGGGCAGCCCCATCGACCTTCTATACAGGATCATGGAGGAAGATGACCTCAAGCCCATCAGCAGCGATCAGGCAAAGGTTGCCGCTCTAAGTAGTCCCTCTGGGTCGTCTTCTAAACGCCCCTCAGCTGCATCTTCAGTCAGTAAGAGGCCAAAAACCTCAGCAGACTGCACCTgtattctgtgtggagaggagTTTGAGAGCCGTAAAGGGCTGGCCAGCCACTCACGGTCTCACTTAAATCAGCTGGGAGTGGTTGACCTGCTGGGGAAATCCTCTCCGATTCTAACCATTCAGGAACTGGTCAACAGTGGCATGCTGGGAGGCATACACCCACCCAAACTGAACAGTGCCGCGGACTCATCCGCAACATCTCCGGCATCCGGGAcattttctccagctccaggctcATCGCAGACATCCTTTTCCCCAACAACCCTGTCCACAAGCCCTGGGAAAAGCTCTCCTCAGTCTTCCATCAACAGGGCCCCAAAGGCTAAGAAAGGTTTTCGTCTAGCGGTGGACCCACTTCATAAGCATAAGAGGCCGAAATTGGAGCCCGTCGAGATCGATGTGTCTGGTCAACCAAGTGGGTCCAAAactgacagcagctcctgcttACAGAAGTCGCCGGTGGCTTCAGCTGGCTCCAAACCACTCAGTGCTG ATGTGCAGTCTCCCCCAACAGTCCTCTGTGACTACTGCGGCCAGCTGTTTGACACACGCAAAGCCCTGTCCTGCCACGCCCGCGCCCATCTGCGTCACCTCGGCCTCGCGTGGTCCATCAGAACCTCACCCATCGATCTCCTCAAAGAGGTCATGATCCACGGCGTGGAGAGCGTCAAGGAGTCTGCTGCCAGCGGCTCGTCGGCCAAAGCTGCGCTAAGCCCTCAAGCCTCCAGAAAATCCCTGGACAGCCTGCATTCAGGGGAACCGGACACCAAATCCTGCACCTCACCCCTCAACTATTCCTTAAAAGAGAAATCCCCATCTGTCAAGAGTGCAGCACCACACCCTG ATGCATCCTGTGAGCTTTGCGGGTTTGATTTTGAAAACCGTAAGGCCCTGGCCAGTCACGCTCGAGCGCACCTCCGGCAGCTGGGAATCATCGAGTGGAAGGCCGACGGAGCCACTTCGCCGATCGAGCTCCTCAGTGAGCTGATCAGAAAGGACCCGGTCAAAGTGGAAGCAATAACTCGCCGCTATCGCATGGGTGACCTTTACATCAAGAAG TCCCACAGATCTGCTGCCTCGCCCTCTGTGACCAGGGACCCTGATTTTGAAAGTAGCTCGAAGCCTCCTGTGCAGCACAGAGAGGACCCGGGTGTGACTGCCAGCTCATCCAGGCAGTTACAGGGCAACGCGCGGTCTTCGGCAGCCCACAGTGACCCCGGGGTGCGCTCCCCACGAG GGATCTACCCTCCAAAACACGTAACTCCTGCCCGAGaaaggagtcaggacaccagccGGCAGGCGCCTCGGTCAGGCAGCATCCCGGCTCTGCTGCCCAAGCCTCCTCTCACACCCCTGGTCAAACTGGTCGGCAAAGTCTACTCCCTCAAGTGCAG gttctgTGACGAGGTCTTCCAGGGTCCTCTGTCTGTCCAAGCCCAGTGGATCTCACACCTGCAGAAGCACATCCTGTCGCTGGGGTACAAGGGCAAAAAGTCCCCCCCCGCTGCCGCAGTGGCAGCCCCGGCACTCGTCCCACCAGTAGCCGTCTAA